From one Thermococcus sp. LS1 genomic stretch:
- a CDS encoding SDR family oxidoreductase → MRNKLVVVTGGAGFIGSHIAWELSKDNEVIVIDNLHTGKRENVPPAAKFVQADIRDYESIAELISHADYVFHEAAQVSVVESVRDPIFTEEVNVIGTLNILRALMEGHGKLIFASSAAVYGDNPNLPLKEMETPKPLSPYGVTKLTAEQYLRVFNELYGIPAVSLRYFNVFGPRQSANQYAGVISIFINRALKNEPLVIFGDGKQTRDFIYVKDVVRANILVAESRKANGRVFNVATGRQTTILELAMKIIEITNATSSILFDKPRPGDIRHSQADISEIRKLGFEPEWTLEDGLKKTVEWYKNNKARDLTVKSEDRT, encoded by the coding sequence ATGAGAAACAAGCTGGTCGTGGTTACTGGAGGGGCAGGCTTCATCGGCTCCCATATTGCCTGGGAACTAAGCAAAGATAACGAGGTAATCGTCATCGACAACCTCCACACTGGAAAGAGGGAAAACGTTCCGCCGGCGGCGAAGTTCGTTCAGGCCGACATCAGGGACTACGAATCGATAGCCGAGCTGATAAGCCACGCCGATTACGTTTTTCACGAGGCTGCCCAAGTCAGCGTCGTCGAGAGCGTTAGGGACCCGATTTTCACGGAAGAGGTCAACGTTATAGGCACGCTCAACATTTTGAGAGCCCTGATGGAAGGTCATGGAAAGCTGATTTTCGCATCTTCCGCCGCTGTTTATGGCGACAATCCGAATCTGCCGCTCAAAGAGATGGAAACGCCGAAACCACTCTCTCCTTATGGCGTCACGAAGCTAACGGCAGAGCAGTACCTTAGAGTTTTCAACGAGCTCTATGGGATACCAGCAGTTTCCCTGCGCTACTTCAACGTCTTCGGCCCGAGGCAGAGTGCCAACCAGTACGCGGGGGTTATAAGCATCTTCATCAACCGTGCGCTGAAGAACGAGCCGCTCGTAATCTTCGGCGACGGAAAGCAGACGAGAGACTTCATCTATGTCAAGGACGTTGTCAGGGCCAACATCCTGGTTGCAGAGAGCAGAAAAGCCAATGGAAGGGTCTTCAACGTCGCAACTGGGAGGCAGACAACTATTCTTGAGCTGGCGATGAAAATAATTGAAATAACCAACGCCACCAGCTCGATACTCTTCGACAAGCCAAGGCCGGGAGATATAAGACACAGTCAGGCAGACATAAGCGAGATTAGGAAACTCGGTTTTGAGCCGGAATGGACACTGGAGGATGGACTGAAGAAGACTGTGGAGTGGTATAAGAACAACAAAGCGCGTGACCTAACAGTCAAGTCCGAGGATAGAACGTGA